A stretch of DNA from Francisella uliginis:
TTTTATATTCATTTTAACTTCAGCTTGGTCTTTACCATAGTTTTCAACTTCTGCATTTGTTACAACTAAGCCACATCCGGAAGTTTTCATATCTACAGAGCTACCACTACTAACAGCTACCGTACTAAAACCACTTGCTGCAGCCATTGCTAAGCCTAATCCTACAACTATTTTTTTCATTTTCTCATCCTTAATTTAAGTTTATTAGCACTATCATAGTATGCAAAAAATAACCATTTACAAGCCTTTTTAACAAAAATAATTTTTATTAAAAACATAAGCAATAAAAGGTTAAACTTATTAAAAAATAACAAAAAGATTTTATTAATATATAATTAATCAGCCTCAATAAAACGATACCCCACAGCATTTTCAGTCGTTATTAATGGTTGCTTTTTACATGCGGATAGTTTCTTTCTTAGTTGTCCAATATAAACCCTAAGATACTGTGCTCCATCTCCATAACAGTTACCCCAAACTTCATTTAAAATTGTATTTTGCATAACAAGCTTGCCTGCATGATTTACTAGATGAGATAAAATCATAAATTCTTTTTTTGATAAGTGAATTTCTTGCTCATCAAGCATAACCTTATGATCTTCAAGATCTACCGTCAGATTGGCAAACTTAAATAAATTAGATTTTTTCTGAGAACTATCTAAACTAATTAATTGCCGCCTAACTCTAGCTATTAGCTCTGGCATATCAAATGGCTTTTTGACATAATCATTGGCTCCACTTTCAAGAGCCTTTACAACTTCTTCTGTATCATTACGTGCAGAGACTACTATTACAGGAGTAGAGTTATGTACTCGCATAGATCTGAGCCACTCTTGGCCATCCTGATCAGGCAAACCTAAATCAAGAATTATAACATTAGGAATATAACTATTTAAAAGTTTACTAGCCTCACCTGCTGTTGTAGCAGACTCGATATCATACCCTAAAACTAAAAAAGTTTTTTCTAATAATTTTCTTATCTGAGGTTCATCTTCAACTAGTAATATTTTTTGTACCATTCTATATATGCCTTATATTTAGATTTAGTATCAATTATCTTTAATATTTGAAACCAAAGAAAGGATTATTTTAAGCACACTTCCTTTACCTTCTCCATCACTATATGCTTGTATTTTGCCATTATGTGCTGAAACTATGCCTTTACATATAGCAAGACCTAAACCATTACCATGAGTATAACTATCTTTTTTCTCTATTCGGTGAAATATTGTAAATATTTTTTCTAAATCAAACTCACTTAATCCCATACCTTGATCAGCAACTTCAAAAAGACAACAATTATCATTTTTTCTTTTTAAACTAATGACTATTTCTTTCTCAAAATCAGCTGTAAATTTTACGGCATTATCAACTAAATTTAAGATAACTTGTTGAAACAATATTGGATCCATCTCTATTTCAAAAGACTCTTTTGGAGCTATAAACTTAAATTTTTGTGCTGCATAAACACGCGAGCAAATACCTTTGATCTCATCAAGGAAAATATTACTATTCACACTCTGGATCTTTAATGAAAGTTTACCTGAATCTACCTTCAACATTTGCACGATATTATCAATATAGTTATCTAACCTTTTAGACTCCGTTAATGCTAGATCTAACATTTCATCTTGTTGCTCTTGGCTAAATGAGTCTCTAAAAGATTTAACACTGCTTAAAGCCCCCATTATTGATGCTAAAGGAGTTTTAAGATCATGTGACACAGATGATAACATTGATTTTTGTAATTTGCGCTGTTCATCTAAGAGTAGTGACCTCTTCTCTTCTTTTTCTAAGCTTCTCTTAAGAAGTAGATGCGAAATATGGGAAAGCATATTACTCAAAAGTACGCTATCAGAAACTATTCTCTCTATAGTCTCCTCAGATTTTAAATATATTGCAATAACTCCTAAAACTCTATTTTCAATCACTAATGGTTCTATAGCCCAATTTAAACCCGCAAAAGTATTTGTCCCTTTTCCACAACTAACTTTATATTTAAAACTCCATTTTGCAGCGGCTAATTCTTTTTGATTAAAGTTTGGGTGTTGAGGAAATGCAGCAGAATCAAGTTCAGAACCTGAAACACTTAAGAAAACAAAGTCGCATTTAAAATACTCTTCTAATGCTTGTAAAAAAATCGAACGTAGATCTTTATCTAAATTCTTTTCGTTAAACATTTTGGTAAAACGATATAATATAGATATATTATTTTCTCTTTCTTTAAGAAGTGTAAATGCTCTTTTTGTCCTTAAAATGACTTGACTCGAAGAAACGACTATCACCATAAATATAGCCAGAGTAATTAACTCCGCTAAACTAGAAATATGTAAAACAAAGTTTGGCTCTAGATATAAATATGTATATAAGAAAAATCCTACTAATGATGTTACTATTGAAGATACTAGACCATATCGATAAGCACATGCAGCTATTACTATTAAAAAGCAAAGTGTTTGAGACACAAGTCCAGCAAAGTCTAAACTAAAGAATATAATAACACCTGCAAAAGCCGTTATAACAGCAGACTTTAATGTATCAACGAATAGATCCTTAAATTTATTCTTTTTAGTTTTTGTTGCTACCTCAAGCTTATGATCCTTTTTATTGATTGAAACGATATGTATCTGCATACCATTATTATTGCGGATGATATCATAAACAACCGAACCAAAAAGCTTATCCTTCCACTTTGGTCGTATAGATTTACCGATAACTAAATCTGTAGCTCCTATTGAGTTTGCATATTCAAGTATCCCGTCAGATACCCTATCTCCTAAAATATGATCTATACTATAACCTAAACTACTTGCTAACATTTTATAGCGCCTGATCACGCCAAAACTAAGCTTAGTAGCTATCTTGTTTGGCTTTTGCACAAAAACTGCCATTAAACGAGCATTTAATGTCGTAGCTAGAAGCTTACCCTTGCGTAATAAGCTTGGAGTAGCCTCATCATAACCACAACAAACTAATACATATGGTGATGTAGCAATAGCACTGCCATTTTGATAGAGTTTACGATATTGCTGAATATCTTGGCCAACATGATTTGCTGCCATTCTAAAGGTATAGTCTCTAAGTATAGTTAGATTTGTATACTGGAAATATCTTTCTAAAGCTCTATCTATAGCATCACTTTTATAAACCTTGCCTTGTTTTAACCTTTTTATAAGCTCCTCAGGACTAATATCTACAACAACTAGCTCATCTGCTGATTGTATAAAGTCATTTGGAACAATCTCATTTACATTAGCCTGGGTTATTTGTGTAACTTCATAAGATAAACTAGCAATATGCTGAATATTAATAGCTGTATAAACAGATATACCTTCATCAAGAAGCTCTTCTATATCAATATAGCGCTTTTTATTTCTTGATGTTGCAAAGTTTGTATGTGGTAGCTCATCAATTATAACCACATCTGGCTTTCTTGCCTTTATCGCATCGAGATCTAACTCTTCAAAAACCTTGCCGCGATAGTTTATTTTTTTAAGAGGCATAACCTCTAAACCATCAAGTAATGCTTGAGTCTCAGCTCTTCCATGAGTTACTAAAAGACCAACTACAACATCCTTATTATCACGCTGTAGAGATTTTGCATTATTTAGCATTGCATAGCTTTTACCAACACCAGGAGCATATCCAAGGAAAATTTTTAACTTGCCTTTTTTTGACTCTTGGCTTTTATTCGCTAAATTTAATAACGCATCTACTTTTTGTTTATTATCCATCTAAGTCTCTATAAGTGAATTTGACAAAGCTTAGAAGCTTCTAAGAAAATTATAGCAGAGAAACTAACTAATGATTTACATCACAATCATTAAAATCTATAACTAAGAAGCTCTTTTATTTAGAATTTTAAGCAGATCAATATTTAAATTAAGAACATTCACTGTATCTATTCCCAATAAATGCTTAGTTGTATTCTTCTCTACTAGCTGCTCTACTTGTTTGATTGATAAGTTATTTTTCTTAGCGACATACTCAGCTTGATAGTTAGCTGCTTGTAAACTTATATCAGGATCAATACCACTAGCTGAAGCAAAGACCATATCTTCAGGAATAGTCTTAGATCCGTATCTAGCTTGTAGCTTGCTAACTCTTTCTTTAACATCTTTTAGCTGAGTTTTATTATTAACAGCATAATTTGTTCCACCAGTTGCTAGCGGGTTATCATTTGATGCTGATGGTCTTGTTTGGAATAAATTTGTCGGCATAACCTGACCTATCAACTTAGATCCAATTAGCTTACCATTATAATATTCTTGAGATCCAGTTGTTGTATCTTTTGATACAGTATATCCAACTGACATTATAAAAAATGGATATACTACTCCTAATACAAGAGTAAATAAAAGCATCGCTTTAAATGATTTAAATAAATTTAACATCTTATAATCTCCTTACTTAAACCAAATGAATAGCTGTAATAAACATATCAATCAACTTGATACATATAAATGGTACTATTACGCCACCTAAACCATAGAATAAAAGATTCTTTCGTAATAAGGTTTGCGATGATGCAACTACATTTTTCACGCCGATCAATGCCATTGGAATCAAAAATATAATGATTAAAGCATTAAATATCACAGCTGATAATATCGCACTTGTAGACGAATGAAGGTTCATTATATTCATAGCTCCCAAACTTGGAAAAGCTGTCACGAATAATGCAGGAATTACCACAAAATATTTTGCAATATCATTAGTCACACTAAATGTTGTTAGAGCTCCTCGAGTAACAAGTATCTGCTTACCAATTTTAACGATTTCTATGATTTTCTTAGGATCTGAATCTAGATCAACCATATTCCCAGCTTCTCTAGCTGCAGAGGTTCCCGTAGCCATAGCAATACCGACATCAGCTTGGGCAAGTGCAGGAGCATCATTTGTTCCATCGCCACACATTGCTACAGTTTTGCCCTCTTCTTGAGCCTTCATAATATAATCTAGCTTATCTTGAGGTGACGCTTGAGCAACAAAATCATCAACACCTGCTTCAGCTGCAATAGCTGCGGCAGTCAAAGGATTATCACCTGTAATCATTACAGTTTGCACACCCATTTTACGTAACTCTTCAAAACGCTGTTTAATTTTTGGTTTAATAATATCTTTAAGATGTACAACTCCTAAAAGTCTATCTTTTTGAGCTACCGCTAGAGGTGTACCACCTTGCTCAGATATTTGTTCTGTAACTTTTTTAAACATCGCAGCTAAACCACTATCAAGTTTACCTTCTAAATAATTCTCCACAGAAGATATAGCTCCTTTTCTTATCTCTAAGTTTTGATAATCTATACCACTCATTCTTGTATATGCTGAGAAAGGTATAATTTCTGCTTCTGATAGGTCTACTTTCTTTTTATCAAAACCAAAGTTCTTTTCTGCTAGCTTAACTATTGATTTACCTTCAGGTGTCTCATCTACTAAAGAGCATAACCATGCAGCATGAGCAAGCTCTTCTGGAGAAGCAGCCCCTAATGGAATAAAATCTGTCGCAAAACGATTCCCTAATGTAATAGTCCCTGTTTTATCTAAAAGCAATAAATCAATATTACCAGAAGATTCTACAGCTCTACCTGACATAGCTACTATATTGAACTTTAATAATCTATCCATACCCGATATCCCAACAGCTGAAAGCAGACCTGCGATCGTTGTCGGTATTAAAGTCACAAATAAAGCTATCAATACTACTGCTGATAACTGAGTCTTGCTATACATTGCCATGCCATATAAAGAACATATTGCAAATATAAAAATCAACGTCAGCCCTGATAACAAAATAGTCAAAGCAATTTCATTTGGTGATTTAAGTCTTTTAGCATTCTCAACAAGATCAATCATCTTATCTAAGAAACTTTCACCAGGATTAGATGTGACTTTAATTTTGACACTATCAGATAAAACTTTTGTTCCAGCTGTTACTGCTGAATTATCTGAACCTGCCTCTTTAACAACTGGTTCTGACTCACCTGTTATTGCTGACTCATCAATTGTTGCCATACCTTCAATAACATCACCATCGCATGGGATAAAATTATTAGTATCGACAAAGACAATATCACCTATTTTAAGGCTCTCCGCATCTACTTTTGTAAGATTTCCTTCACTATCTTCTTTCATAGCAAAGAGCTTTGATTTAGCTGCTTTTAGCGTATCTGCTTGAGCTTTACCTCTACCTTCAGCAATACCTTCAGCAAAATTGGCAAAAAATATTGTAAACCATAGCCAAATAACTACTTGTAATGTAAAGCCAATGCTTTGACCAGAAAAAAGTTCTGTAATTAAATATAATGTACATAATAAAGTAACAACCTCAACACAGAACATAACAGGGTTTTTGATCATCTGGCGAGGATCACACTTTGTAAAAGTTTTTGATAGAGCTGGTACTAATAGCTCTTTTGATAATAGACTCGGAGATTTTTTTGTACTCATAACTTCAACCTATAAATAAGTTAGATTTAATTGATCTAATATTGGACCCAAACCTAATGCTGGGAATATTGTCAAACCACCAATTATTAATATTGTGAAAAACACCAACACTGAAAATATAATACTTGTCGTATCTAATGAACTAATTTCACATATCTGTGAGCTACGCTTTTTCTTAACTAAAGAGCCTGCTAACATTAGCACCGCAAAAATTATGCCAAATCTACCGATAAACATACTCAATGCTATAGTTATATTTAGATAGCTAGTATTTGCTGCTAACCCTGCAAAAGAACTACCGTTATTATTTGCTCCTGAAATATAAGCATATAATATTTCTGAGAAGCCATGAGCACCACTATTTGTTAAAGATGCATACACACTTGGTATAACACTCGCCACACCAGTAAATACCAATACACAACATGGTGAAACTAATAAAGCAAGCATTGTCCATTTCATATCATTGGCTTCTATACGCTTGCCTAAGAAGCTAGGGGCTCTGCCGATCATTAATGAACCAATAAACACAGCTAACATTAAGAACATAAAGAAACCATAAAAACCAGCGCCAATACCCCCAAATATAACTTCACCTATTGCCATATTTAGCATAGCCATCATCCCACCAATAGCAGAATAACTATCCACTACACTATTTACACCGCCATCTGAAGCTGATGTAGATACTGTGTTATACAGAGTTGAATTAAATATACCAAAGCGAGTTTCTTTGCCCTCCATATTAGATAAATGTCCTACTTGACCATATATATCTTGGATATGCTTACTATCAAGAAAATCTAAACCATGAAGCTCTGAGATTGTCATGATAAGTAAAGAAATTACAAATAAAACTAACATTACTCCAAAGATCGTCCAGCCTTGCTTTGTATTTCCAACCCACTTACCAAATGTGTAAGTTAAAGCTGCAGGTATCGCAAATATTGAGATCATTTGAATATAATTTGTTATTAGTGTTGGATTCTCATATGGATGTGCAGAGTTCGCACCAAAGAAACCTCCTCCATTAGTTCCAAGTGACTTTATCGCCTCTTGAGAAGCTACTGGACCTTGAGGAATGATTTGCTCACTACCTGCTAGAGTATGAACATGTAAATATGCCATTATATTTTGTGGCACTCCTTGAAATACATATACAACGGCAATAACTATTGATATAGGTAGTAATATCCAAAATATGCCTTTACCAAGGTCATTCCAAAAATTACCAACTGTTGCTGTTTCATGTCTAGCTACTGATCTTATCAAAGCAATTGCTACAGATAATCCAACAGCTGCTGAAACAAAATTCTGTACTGCAAGAGCTATCATCTGTGAAAAATAGCTAACACCTGTTTCTCCAGAGTAACTTTGCCAGTTTGTATTTGTCACAAAGCTAATAGCTGTATTAAACGCCTGAGAAAGACTCATACCTTTTATCTCTTGAGGATTTAAAGGTAAAACTCCTTGTAAAACTAGTATTAGAAAAACAAAGATAAAAGCCATTATTGAAAAACTTAATAAGCTAAAAAAGTAAGCTCTCGCTGTTTGCTCTTTTCTTGAGCTTTCTCCCAAAAATAACAAATATAATCTCTGAAACGGTCTAGCAAACCAGTCTAAATTAGTTTTTTCATTATTAAAAACTTTAAATATATAGTTTCCTAATGGCTTTGTTAGCAAAGCTATTATTACTATAAAGATTGCAAATATTATAAAGTTTAGATACATCTCTTACCCCTATCAATTAAAATTTATCTGGAAAGATAAGAGTTAAAGTCATATAAACTGCTAAAGTTATCATTACAACTGCAGAAAGAAAAATCATATCAGCCTCTTTTTATATTTTAAATTTATATCAATTTTTCAAAGGTGATAGATTATAGATTGTAGTGGTATAAAAGTTCTATTAGGAAATAATAAAGAAAGTATAAAATTTTCATAAAATTTTGTATTTTAAAAGACAAATAAAATAGGTTCTGTACAAAACAAACATATAGATTAGATTGAAAATAGCTAAACCGTAGTTATTTAAAAGTTGAAAGACGATAAGTACCAAGGGTTTAGCAAATGCATTATCATATAAAAGAAATATTTTAGTCAGGCATTTTAGAGCTAGTTATAAGAACACTAGCAGTCCCTGAAAATACAAATGTAAATGAAGATATATTTGAGAATGGATATTATCCCATATGGATCAAAGAGGCTCAATACTTGCCTATAAGATTGCCAAAAGCAAAACAATAACTGTTGCTATTAACTCTATGGTTTTTATAAGACCAGTTGCTCTTGGAGATGTTGTTAGAGCTTATGCCAAATTAATTAACATTGGCACTACCTCTCTAAAGTTAAATCTAAGAACTTATGTTATTAGGAAAAATAGTTACATGAGAGAGCTAGTAACACAAGCAGAATTTATCTACGTTAAAATTGATGAGAATAATATACCTGAATTAAAAACTATGAATTTTAGACTAATCATCGAAGTTAATAAATTTATAAAGTATTAGAAACGAAAAAGCCCCGCTTTTTAGGGCGAGGCTTTTTTTATTGCTTATCACGATAAGTCTTTTATTTGTAATAAGATGGCGACTACCTACTTTCACCTGGGCAAATGCCAGACTATCATCGGCGTGTTGTAGTTTCACTTCTGAGTTCGGAATGGGATCAGGTGGTTCCTACAAGCTATCATCGCCAAAACTGTGTTTTGGGTTATATATCTTTTTATAAAGATATTTAACAATTCAGCATAGAAATAGACTTAAGTCTCTCGGATCATTAGTACTGGTAAGCTTCATACATTGCTGTACTTCCACACCCAGCCTATCAACGTCGTAGTCTCCAACGTTCCTTACTAGCATAGCTAGAGAGATCTAATCTTGAAGGAGGCTTCACGCTTAGATGCTTTCAGCGTTTATCCCGTCCGAACGTAGCTACCCGGCAATGCTTCTGGCGAAACAACCGGAACACCAGTGGTTCGTTCACTCCGGTCCTCTCGTACTAGGAGCAACTCTTCTCAAATCTCTAACGCCCACGGCAGATAGGGACCGAACTGTCTCACGACGTTCTGAACCCAGCTCGCGTACCACTTTAAATGGCGAACAGCCATACCCTTGGGACCTGCTTCAGCCCCAGGATGTGATGAGCCGACATCGAGGTGCCAAACTCCTCCGTCGATATGAACTCTTGGGAGGAATCAGCCTGTTATCCCCGGAGTACCTTTTATCCGTTGAGCGATGGCCCTTCCATACGGGACCACCGGATCACTAAGACCTACTTTCGTACCTGCTCGAGCCGTCACTCTCGCAGTCAAGCGCACTTTTGCCTTTATACTCTAGGTATGATTTCCGACCATACCGAGTGCACCTTCGTACTCCTCCGTTACTCTTTGGGAGGAGACCGCCCCAGTCAAACTACCCACCATACACTGTCCTCGAATCTCTCCTGAGTTAGAACTCTAAATATTCAAGGGTGGTATTTCAAGGACGACTCCACAATCACTAGCGTGACTGCTTCAAAGTCTCCCACCTATCCTACACATAAATATTCAAAGTCCAGTGCAAAGCTGTAGTAAAGGTTCACGGGGTCTTTCCGTCTAACCGCGGGTACACTGCATCTTCACAGCGATTTCAATTTCACTGAGTCTCTGGTGGAGACAGTGTGGCCGTCGTTACGCCATTCGTGCAGGTCGGAACTTACCCGACAAGGAATTTCGCTACCTTAGGACCGTTATAGTTACGGCCGCCGTTTACTGGGGCTTCGATCCAGAGCTTCGCTTGCGCTAACCCCTTCAATTAACCTTCCAGCACCGGGCAGGCGTCACACCCTATACTTCATCTTACGATTTAGCAGAGTGCTGTGTTTTTGATAAACAGTCGCAGCCACCTGGTATCTGCAACCCCCAACAGCTCAAAGAGCAAGTCTTATCACCATCAAGGGCACACCTTCTTCCAAAGTTACGGTGTCATTTTGCCTAGTTCCTTCACCAGAGTTATCTCATAGCCTTAGTATTCTCTACTTACCCACCAGTGTCGGTTTAGAGTACGGTCGCTTATACAATATACTTAGAAGCTTTTCCTGGAAGCTTGGTATCAATAGCTTCGTCAAACAAGTTTGACTTCGTCTCGTATCTCAGATCAACAAGATGCCGGATTTGCCTAACATCTCTACCTACATACTTTCACCTGGACAACCATCCGCCAGGCCTACCTAACCTTCTCCGTCCCTCCTTCGTTCATATAAGCGGCACAGGAATATTAACCTGTTTCCCATCGACTTCACTCTTCAGCTACGCCTTAGGGGCCGGCTTACCCTACGTTGATTAACATTGCGTAGGAAACCTTGGGTTTTCGGCCAATAAGAATCTCACTTATTTTACGTTACTCATGTCAGCATTCGCACTTCTGATACCTCCAGCAAACTTCTCAATTCACCTTCATCGGCTTACAGAACGCTCCCCTACCAATATATACTATATATTCCGCAACTTCGGTGCATAGCTTAGCCCCGTTAAATCTTACGTGCAGGCCGACTCGACCAGTGAGCTATTACGCTTTCTTTAAAGGGTGGCTGCTTCTAAGCCAACCTCCTGGCTGTCTGGGCCTTCCCACTTCGTTTCCCACTTAGCTATGACTTGGGGACCTTAGTTGGCGGTCTGGGCTGTTTCCCTTTCCACTACGGACCTTAGCACCCGCAGTGTGTCTCCCGTGATTGAACTTCATCGTATTCTGAGTTTGCATCGAGTCAGTAAGGTCGTAAAACCCCCATCGTCGAAACAGTGCTTTACCCCAATGAGTTATACACGAGGCACTACCTAAATAGTTTTCGGGGAGAACCAGCTATCTCCGTGCTTGATTAGCCTTTCACTCCGATCCACAGCTCATCCCATAATTTTGCAACATTATTGGGTTCGGTCCTCCAGTTAGTATTACCTAACCTTCAACCTGGCCATGGATAGATCGCGCCGGTTTCGGGTCTACTCCTAGCGACTAGTCGCCCTATTAAAACTCGCTTTCGCTACGGATCCCTTATTCAGTTATCCTCGCCACTAAAAGTAACTCGCTGACCCATTATACAAAAGGTACGCAGTCACATTACTAAATAATGCTCCTACTGCTTGTATGCAAGCGGTTTCAGATTCTATTTCACTCCCTTTATAAGGGTTCTTTTCACCTTTCCCTCACGGTACTAGTTCACTATCGGTC
This window harbors:
- the kdpB gene encoding potassium-transporting ATPase subunit KdpB: MSTKKSPSLLSKELLVPALSKTFTKCDPRQMIKNPVMFCVEVVTLLCTLYLITELFSGQSIGFTLQVVIWLWFTIFFANFAEGIAEGRGKAQADTLKAAKSKLFAMKEDSEGNLTKVDAESLKIGDIVFVDTNNFIPCDGDVIEGMATIDESAITGESEPVVKEAGSDNSAVTAGTKVLSDSVKIKVTSNPGESFLDKMIDLVENAKRLKSPNEIALTILLSGLTLIFIFAICSLYGMAMYSKTQLSAVVLIALFVTLIPTTIAGLLSAVGISGMDRLLKFNIVAMSGRAVESSGNIDLLLLDKTGTITLGNRFATDFIPLGAASPEELAHAAWLCSLVDETPEGKSIVKLAEKNFGFDKKKVDLSEAEIIPFSAYTRMSGIDYQNLEIRKGAISSVENYLEGKLDSGLAAMFKKVTEQISEQGGTPLAVAQKDRLLGVVHLKDIIKPKIKQRFEELRKMGVQTVMITGDNPLTAAAIAAEAGVDDFVAQASPQDKLDYIMKAQEEGKTVAMCGDGTNDAPALAQADVGIAMATGTSAAREAGNMVDLDSDPKKIIEIVKIGKQILVTRGALTTFSVTNDIAKYFVVIPALFVTAFPSLGAMNIMNLHSSTSAILSAVIFNALIIIFLIPMALIGVKNVVASSQTLLRKNLLFYGLGGVIVPFICIKLIDMFITAIHLV
- a CDS encoding potassium-transporting ATPase subunit C, whose product is MLNLFKSFKAMLLFTLVLGVVYPFFIMSVGYTVSKDTTTGSQEYYNGKLIGSKLIGQVMPTNLFQTRPSASNDNPLATGGTNYAVNNKTQLKDVKERVSKLQARYGSKTIPEDMVFASASGIDPDISLQAANYQAEYVAKKNNLSIKQVEQLVEKNTTKHLLGIDTVNVLNLNIDLLKILNKRAS
- a CDS encoding response regulator transcription factor; this translates as MVQKILLVEDEPQIRKLLEKTFLVLGYDIESATTAGEASKLLNSYIPNVIILDLGLPDQDGQEWLRSMRVHNSTPVIVVSARNDTEEVVKALESGANDYVKKPFDMPELIARVRRQLISLDSSQKKSNLFKFANLTVDLEDHKVMLDEQEIHLSKKEFMILSHLVNHAGKLVMQNTILNEVWGNCYGDGAQYLRVYIGQLRKKLSACKKQPLITTENAVGYRFIEAD
- a CDS encoding sensor histidine kinase, producing MDNKQKVDALLNLANKSQESKKGKLKIFLGYAPGVGKSYAMLNNAKSLQRDNKDVVVGLLVTHGRAETQALLDGLEVMPLKKINYRGKVFEELDLDAIKARKPDVVIIDELPHTNFATSRNKKRYIDIEELLDEGISVYTAINIQHIASLSYEVTQITQANVNEIVPNDFIQSADELVVVDISPEELIKRLKQGKVYKSDAIDRALERYFQYTNLTILRDYTFRMAANHVGQDIQQYRKLYQNGSAIATSPYVLVCCGYDEATPSLLRKGKLLATTLNARLMAVFVQKPNKIATKLSFGVIRRYKMLASSLGYSIDHILGDRVSDGILEYANSIGATDLVIGKSIRPKWKDKLFGSVVYDIIRNNNGMQIHIVSINKKDHKLEVATKTKKNKFKDLFVDTLKSAVITAFAGVIIFFSLDFAGLVSQTLCFLIVIAACAYRYGLVSSIVTSLVGFFLYTYLYLEPNFVLHISSLAELITLAIFMVIVVSSSQVILRTKRAFTLLKERENNISILYRFTKMFNEKNLDKDLRSIFLQALEEYFKCDFVFLSVSGSELDSAAFPQHPNFNQKELAAAKWSFKYKVSCGKGTNTFAGLNWAIEPLVIENRVLGVIAIYLKSEETIERIVSDSVLLSNMLSHISHLLLKRSLEKEEKRSLLLDEQRKLQKSMLSSVSHDLKTPLASIMGALSSVKSFRDSFSQEQQDEMLDLALTESKRLDNYIDNIVQMLKVDSGKLSLKIQSVNSNIFLDEIKGICSRVYAAQKFKFIAPKESFEIEMDPILFQQVILNLVDNAVKFTADFEKEIVISLKRKNDNCCLFEVADQGMGLSEFDLEKIFTIFHRIEKKDSYTHGNGLGLAICKGIVSAHNGKIQAYSDGEGKGSVLKIILSLVSNIKDN
- the kdpA gene encoding potassium-transporting ATPase subunit KdpA — its product is MYLNFIIFAIFIVIIALLTKPLGNYIFKVFNNEKTNLDWFARPFQRLYLLFLGESSRKEQTARAYFFSLLSFSIMAFIFVFLILVLQGVLPLNPQEIKGMSLSQAFNTAISFVTNTNWQSYSGETGVSYFSQMIALAVQNFVSAAVGLSVAIALIRSVARHETATVGNFWNDLGKGIFWILLPISIVIAVVYVFQGVPQNIMAYLHVHTLAGSEQIIPQGPVASQEAIKSLGTNGGGFFGANSAHPYENPTLITNYIQMISIFAIPAALTYTFGKWVGNTKQGWTIFGVMLVLFVISLLIMTISELHGLDFLDSKHIQDIYGQVGHLSNMEGKETRFGIFNSTLYNTVSTSASDGGVNSVVDSYSAIGGMMAMLNMAIGEVIFGGIGAGFYGFFMFLMLAVFIGSLMIGRAPSFLGKRIEANDMKWTMLALLVSPCCVLVFTGVASVIPSVYASLTNSGAHGFSEILYAYISGANNNGSSFAGLAANTSYLNITIALSMFIGRFGIIFAVLMLAGSLVKKKRSSQICEISSLDTTSIIFSVLVFFTILIIGGLTIFPALGLGPILDQLNLTYL
- a CDS encoding acyl-CoA thioesterase is translated as MDQRGSILAYKIAKSKTITVAINSMVFIRPVALGDVVRAYAKLINIGTTSLKLNLRTYVIRKNSYMRELVTQAEFIYVKIDENNIPELKTMNFRLIIEVNKFIKY